The Saccharomyces paradoxus chromosome XV, complete sequence DNA window TATAATCGTAAATGATACCCCCCGCCCGTATATTCTCTAtaatactattaaatagtGATAGATTTGATAAGCCTCATTTTCTTACTTGGGCCTCGAAGGCGCGAACAAACTGTAGGGTAACAGTTTGACACCTAAACGACCTTTCAGCCTTACCTGCcgtatttcttcaacaacgCCTGTCGCCATgttaaataataacaatcGTTTGTGATCACCATTGTCGAATTTGACGCGCTTAGGCAAAACCCATTATTTTGGCCTCGTTCCCTACATTCAACAAAAGATCGAGATATGTCGTCAAAGAGTCGTTAAAAGGGAAGATTTATAAACTATCCTATTTTTGTACCTTGTTGTCCTGGATCCAGTTGggtcttttttctttcaaccTGTCTATGGGTCcaatctttcttttctttacttaAAACATCATACGTCTAAGTGTATCCTGCTAAATTACGAGGGAAAATGTCTCAACACGCAAGCTCATCTTCTTGgacttcctttttgaaatcgATTAGTTCGTTCAATGGCGATCTGTCGTCTTTGTCTGCACCACCATTTATTCTTTCCCCCACTTCTTTGACAGAGTTTTCTCAGTATTGGGCTGAACATCCAGCTTTATTTCTGGAACCCTCATTTATTGATGGTGAAAATTACAAAGATCACTGTCTCTTTGACCCAAATGTGGAATCACAAGAAGTGGCGCGAATGCTGGCAGTAGTTAGATGGTTCATTTCAACTTTGAGATCACAATATTGCTCTAGAAGCGAATCGATGGgttctgaaaaaaagccTTTAAATCCATTTTTGGGTGAAGTATTTGTTGGTAAGTGGCAAAATGATGAACACCTAGAGTTTGGTGAAACGGTGCTTTTGAGTGAGCAAGTTTCACATCATCCACCTATGACagcattttcaatttttaatgaaaaaaacgATGTTTCTCTTCAAGGTTACAATCAAATTAAAACTGGTTTCACTAAAACATTGACGCTAACCGTCAAGCCATATGGACACGTCATTTTGAAGATCAAAGATGAGACTTACCTGATTACAACCCCGCCTTTGCATATCGAAGGTATTCTAGTCGCTTCTCCATTTGTTGAATTAGGGGGCAGGTCATTCATACAGTCATCAAATGGTATGTCATGTGTTATAGAATTTTCAGGAAGAGGGTATTTCACAGGCAAGAAGAACTCCTTCAAGGCAAGAATCTACAGGAACCCACAAGAGCATAGTCATAAGGAGAATGCCTTATATCTGATCTCAGGTCAATGGTCAGGTGTCTCAacaattataaaaaaagactcGCAAGTTTCACATCAGTTTTATAATTCATCGGAAACTGCTGCTGAACATTTATTAGTCAAACCGATCGAGGAACAGCATCCTTTAGAAAGTAGGAAGGCTTGGAAGGATGTGGCAGAAGCAATCAGACAGGGCAATATTAGTATGATAAAGAAGACTAAGGAAGAACTAGAAAATAAGCAAAGAGCATTGAGAGAACAAGAGCTCGTGAAAGGTGTTGAATGGCAAAGAAGATGGTTCAAACAAGTGGACTACATGAATGAGGATAAATCAAACGATGTAGAGAAAGCAAGTGAAGATGATTTTAGAAAACTGGCATCCATGCTGCAGCTTTCTGTGAAAAATGTGCCAAGTGGGACGTTGATTGGCGGGaaagatgataaaaagGATGTTCAAACCGCATTGCATTGGAGGTTTGATAAAGATTTATGGATGAGGGAGAAGGAGATTACtatataatataaatgTTCTTAAAAAGATAACTATTAAAAATTAATACTAATTGATGTTTGCATTgcactttttttcaagaaatatgCAAgtgttttatatttttaacttttgtttttgaatttcagTATTTAACAGAGAAAGAATTATATAGCTTTCAAGCGGAATAACAAAGtttgtaaagaaaatctCCACCATCCACTTATAACCCAAAGtgctctttcaaaatttctgtTACTGCCTATGGATATCTTGGAATAGATTTTTTCGATTCAACTCTATCCTGAAGAGATGTGAAGAACTATAACAtgttgcaaaaaaaaaaaagatctcaaaagaaagaaaagaagagatctTTACAGattaaaaagaattaaagGTTGACGCAATGAACGAAAAGGCAGAACTAATCTTGGTGCCATGCCACTCAATATGGAAGTCCTCAATACAACCCAGTGATAGATCATTTAATTTGGGTCAATCAGCTGAATACTGGCATTTAGCACCTTTTCAGTACGAGGGTAATGATCATTTGGCATTCATCAAACACGGCCTAACAGCAATCAAACTACTTCTGCAAACAACACATGCCGCTACTGTTATATTCAGTGGGTCTCAAACGAAAAAGGAAGCAGGCGCTATATCTGAGGCACAAAGCTactattttttatttgaaaggCTGATCAGATATGTAATGAGCAATAATGACATTGAAGTTCCAAACTTTGATGACGATCTGtgttctttattgaaagagATCAAAAACCTGCTAATAAGTCAAAGTGTagatattgatgaaatgTTTTATGGTGGTTCAATCACTACTGAAGAGTTCTCGCTAGACTCATTTGATAATTTAGTTTATTCCATATATAGGTTCGAAGAagtcaataaaaaatttccacaGAAAATAACTATAATTGGGTTTGCGTTCAAAATGTCAAGATTCATCAGCTGTCATGCCAAGGCCATTGACTACCCACAATCAAACATAACCTACGTAGGAATTGATCCTAAACCAATAAACTACAACCAAAAACAACTTTCAGAATATTATAATGATCTGGTACAaatggaaaacaaaaatgcaCTAAGCTTGTTTTCATCAGATTGGTACGCTACTAAGGATAGATTACTCACTAAGAAGAGATCTCGTAACCCATTCAAAAGAACTGCACCATACGCTCAGAATATTCTCTTCAAAGGAAACGGTACGTGGATCGAGGATGACgagaaatattttgagaGGAAcataaagaacaaaatgCCGTGGTCATTaccaagaaaataaaagtgTCGAACCATTGCGAAACACGAATACATAAATGTAAATCACTATATAAAACCCAAAGAAAAGTTAGTACAAAATCAGTGTTTACTGTAACATGCATCGCTTAAATCTCCTCTTTCAAGTGAGAGAATTCGGCgctgaaaaaaagcttTGTCAAAACCAGGAAAAAAACGTAAGATAGGACACAAggttctttttcttaatgtAAACAAGAAGTAGCACCATAGCCGTGGAACCTCATATCCAATTGTATACCAAAAAAGCTGTTAATAATTGATTTGAAATGGGTGTTGCAGATTTGATCAAGAAATTCGAAAGTATCTCAAAGGAAGAAGGCGATGTCACCGTTGATACGAGCAGTCAGTCAAAGCCACTCAAATCAGACGACGAAACCAAAGACTTGAATCAACAAGACCCTCCTGCTGTTCCACAAGAAGATGACTCAAACGAACAGCATGAGAGTGAGCCGGACACAACTAATAGTGGCAGATCTGTTGAAAAACCTGAAACCAACGAAggagagaaagaagaggGTTCCAAGAGCGAGGAAAAAGTAGATCCTAAAAGTGAGAAGGCTGATTTCAACGTCGGTGATTTTCAAGAGCctaaagaaatggaaaacaCTGGCGCTGAAGTTCCTGCAAATAATATTGAGGAATCCAATGCGATTGAAGAAGGCTTGGCTGAGGAAACCGAAGAAATTGCCGCTCctaaacaaaaagaaaacgaacAACATGACGAACCAGAAGAGGattcttcaaataatgCATCTGAACCAGTCGGAGAGCATTCTCaatctgaagaagatgttGACACCGAGCAATCTAATGGCGAAGAAACTCAAAATGCCGAAAACGCTTCTCAACAAGCTAACGATTGCTCTACAAGTACCACGATTCCtaagaataagaaaaaaaaaaacaaaaagaaaaataagaagaagagaaatgCCAATGTCAACGCCAACGTCAACGCTGAGGTCGACAGTACCGCAACCGGTGCAAATGGTGATACAACCGGCGGTAACATTGGTACCATCGACGGCACTACGTCATCAACAACTTCCGCAGTTCAAGAAGTGAATGATTTGGAAGTTGTTGGTGACTCTTGTCTTAGGCATTGATCAACAGCATAATAAGGAGCATTTAGAAGCATTAACTCAGGATGTTAAAGAAGAGACGTTGGAAAATATTGCGCACGAGGGTAGAGGTGAAAGTGCAGATGACCAGAATGCGATGGAAAAAtcagattttgaaaaatcagaTACAGAAGGTTCAAGAATAGGCCGTGACTTGCCCTTCGAATTTGGGAAACGTAATTTGACGGAGGAATCTGACGTTTGGGATCATAACGCTTGGGATAATGTTGAGTGGGGTGAAGAACAGGTTCAACAAGCGgagcaaaaaattaaagagCAATTTAAGCATCCTGTTCCTGATTTtgacaaaaaattatacaaTGAAAATCCAGCACGTTATTGGgacattttttataaaaataacaaggaaaactttttcaaggaCAGAAAGTGGTTACAAATTGAATTCCCAATCTTATACGCATCTACCAGGAAAGATGCAGACCCAGTTacaatatttgaaattggCTGTGGGGCAGGTAACACTTTTTTcccaattttgaaagataaCGAAAACGAAAACTTGAGAATAATAGCCGCTGACTTTGCTCCAAGAGCAGTCGAATTAGTCAAAAATTCCGAACAGTTCAACTCCAAATATGGCCATGCAACGGTGTGGGATTTGGCCAATCCTGAAGGTAATTTACCTGATGGCGTCGACCCTCATTCTGTGGATATTGCAGTGatgatttttgtttttagtGCTTTGGCACCAAACCAATGGGACCAGGCCATGGATAATCTTcacaaaattttgaaaccaGGCGGTAAGATCATATTTCGTGATTACGGTGCATATGATTTAACTCAAGTTAGGTTCAAAAAGAACAGAATCCTAGAAGAGAACTTTTACGTTAGAGGTGATGGTACAAgagtttattttttctctgaagaaaaactaaGGGAAATTTTCACCGAAAAGTATTTCctggaaaataaaattggA harbors:
- the HES1 gene encoding oxysterol-binding protein related protein HES1 (Protein implicated in the regulation of ergosterol biosynthesis~similar to YOR237W), with the protein product MSQHASSSSWTSFLKSISSFNGDLSSLSAPPFILSPTSLTEFSQYWAEHPALFLEPSFIDGENYKDHCLFDPNVESQEVARMLAVVRWFISTLRSQYCSRSESMGSEKKPLNPFLGEVFVGKWQNDEHLEFGETVLLSEQVSHHPPMTAFSIFNEKNDVSLQGYNQIKTGFTKTLTLTVKPYGHVILKIKDETYLITTPPLHIEGILVASPFVELGGRSFIQSSNGMSCVIEFSGRGYFTGKKNSFKARIYRNPQEHSHKENALYLISGQWSGVSTIIKKDSQVSHQFYNSSETAAEHLLVKPIEEQHPLESRKAWKDVAEAIRQGNISMIKKTKEELENKQRALREQELVKGVEWQRRWFKQVDYMNEDKSNDVEKASEDDFRKLASMLQLSVKNVPSGTLIGGKDDKKDVQTALHWRFDKDLWMREKEITI
- a CDS encoding uncharacterized protein (similar to YOR238W); translation: MNEKAELILVPCHSIWKSSIQPSDRSFNLGQSAEYWHLAPFQYEGNDHLAFIKHGLTAIKLLLQTTHAATVIFSGSQTKKEAGAISEAQSYYFLFERLIRYVMSNNDIEVPNFDDDLCSLLKEIKNLLISQSVDIDEMFYGGSITTEEFSLDSFDNLVYSIYRFEEVNKKFPQKITIIGFAFKMSRFISCHAKAIDYPQSNITYVGIDPKPINYNQKQLSEYYNDLVQMENKNALSLFSSDWYATKDRLLTKKRSRNPFKRTAPYAQNILFKGNGTWIEDDEKYFERNIKNKMPWSLPRK